From one Pseudomonas sp. MYb118 genomic stretch:
- the ccoN gene encoding cytochrome-c oxidase, cbb3-type subunit I, producing MSTVMNNSAYNYKVVRQFVVATVVWGVVGMAMGVWVASQLVWPEMNLDLPWTTFGRLRPLHTSLVIFGFAGSAQFAASYYAVQRTCQVRLYSDTLAAFTFWGWQSVIIILLVTLPLGYTTTKEYAEIEFTGAVWMAVVWVAYAIVFFTTVVQRKTKHIYVGNWFFGAFILVIAMLHVVNHLSIPVDWFKSYPVYSGATDAMVQWWYGHNAVGFFLTTGFLGMMYYFVPKQVGRPVYSYRLSIVHFWALITLYIWAGPHHLHYTALPDWAQSLGMAMSLILLAPSWGGMINGMMTLSGAWHKLRTDPILRFLVLSLAFYGMSTFEGPMMAIKTVNALSHYTDWTIGHVHAGALGWVAMITFGATYHMVPKIFGREQMHSIGMINAHFWLATIGTVLYIASMWVNGITQGLMWRAINDDGTLTYSFVESLQASHPGFVVRFTGGVFFLSGMLLMAYNVWRTVRVADVRMAEREARIA from the coding sequence ATGAGCACTGTGATGAACAACTCGGCCTACAACTACAAGGTGGTCCGCCAATTCGTCGTGGCCACCGTGGTCTGGGGCGTCGTGGGGATGGCGATGGGGGTGTGGGTCGCCTCGCAACTGGTATGGCCCGAGATGAACCTCGACCTGCCATGGACCACCTTCGGGCGCCTGCGACCGTTGCACACCAGCCTGGTGATCTTCGGCTTTGCCGGCAGTGCACAATTTGCCGCCAGTTACTACGCCGTGCAGCGTACCTGTCAGGTGCGGCTGTATTCCGACACCCTCGCGGCCTTCACCTTCTGGGGCTGGCAATCAGTGATCATCATCCTGCTGGTCACCCTGCCGCTGGGCTACACCACCACCAAGGAATACGCCGAGATCGAATTCACCGGCGCGGTGTGGATGGCGGTGGTCTGGGTCGCCTACGCCATTGTGTTCTTCACCACCGTGGTACAACGCAAGACCAAGCACATCTACGTCGGCAACTGGTTCTTCGGCGCGTTCATCCTGGTGATCGCCATGCTGCACGTGGTCAATCACCTGTCGATCCCGGTGGACTGGTTCAAGTCCTACCCGGTGTATTCCGGGGCTACCGACGCCATGGTGCAGTGGTGGTACGGGCATAACGCCGTGGGCTTTTTCCTCACCACCGGCTTCCTGGGGATGATGTATTACTTCGTGCCCAAGCAGGTCGGCCGGCCGGTGTATTCCTATCGCCTGTCCATCGTGCACTTCTGGGCGCTGATCACCCTGTACATCTGGGCCGGTCCCCACCACCTGCACTACACCGCCCTGCCCGACTGGGCGCAGTCGCTGGGCATGGCCATGTCGCTGATCCTGCTGGCACCGAGCTGGGGCGGCATGATCAACGGCATGATGACCCTGTCGGGCGCCTGGCATAAGTTGCGCACCGACCCGATCCTGCGCTTCCTGGTGCTGTCGCTGGCGTTCTACGGCATGTCGACCTTCGAAGGTCCGATGATGGCGATCAAGACCGTCAACGCCCTCTCCCACTACACCGACTGGACCATCGGCCACGTCCACGCCGGGGCCCTGGGCTGGGTGGCGATGATCACCTTCGGCGCCACCTACCACATGGTGCCGAAAATCTTCGGTCGCGAGCAGATGCACAGCATCGGCATGATCAACGCGCACTTCTGGCTGGCCACCATCGGCACGGTGTTGTACATCGCCTCGATGTGGGTCAACGGCATCACCCAGGGCCTGATGTGGCGTGCGATCAACGACGACGGCACGCTGACCTACTCGTTCGTCGAGTCGCTGCAGGCCAGCCATCCGGGCTTCGTGGTGCGCTTTACCGGCGGCGTGTTCTTCCTCAGCGGCATGCTGCTGATGGCCTACAACGTCTGGCGCACCGTGCGGGTCGCGGATGTGCGCATGGCCGAGCGTGAAGCGCGGATTGCCTGA
- a CDS encoding winged helix-turn-helix domain-containing protein, which yields MTTEVYALGGAAEDGFDVVLSFGPFRLYPVERRLERGGESIAIGSRALDILVVLVGEAGSVINKRTLMTKAWKNIVVDESNLRVNIGLLRKVLGEGENGARYVANVPGRGYSFVAKVTRLNVMARLELKTDQRRPSEAIVPRRAGRMVGRNSDLALLASAIAFHRCVSIIGAGGLGKSMLAMACADRLKADACVAVHCLNLDSLDETQRLISALSALFLLEHDPLDPLAAIAHAFATRHAVLFLDNCDRFLDEVATLVEALYESGAQLHVVVTLREALRVDGEFTYRLGPLDVPPRELKLPAADAKAYSAVELFIDKCLASGHLCELPDEEVAQMIEICTRLDANPLAITLAASRVATFGLTGTLALLDSSCRLHWTGRRNAVSRHRTLEALLDYSFHALNAQEKALFLRLSDFAGVFSLSDVQAIDDQHLPDFATLVGVLDALVGKSLLVPQSTASGTMDFRLLETVRIYALEKIIKRDGGRRDTTVVFNSHGKTPWLQPGDGIIGHG from the coding sequence ATGACTACGGAGGTATACGCCTTGGGTGGAGCAGCAGAAGACGGATTTGATGTGGTGCTGAGTTTCGGACCCTTCCGTTTATATCCCGTAGAGAGACGCCTGGAGCGAGGCGGTGAGTCCATAGCGATCGGCAGTCGTGCGCTGGATATTCTGGTTGTCCTGGTCGGCGAGGCGGGAAGTGTCATCAACAAGCGAACATTGATGACCAAGGCCTGGAAGAACATCGTCGTCGATGAAAGCAACTTGCGCGTCAACATCGGACTGCTGCGCAAAGTACTGGGTGAAGGTGAGAACGGCGCCCGGTATGTCGCCAATGTGCCGGGGCGCGGTTACAGCTTTGTCGCGAAAGTCACCCGTCTGAATGTGATGGCCCGCCTCGAACTGAAAACCGACCAGCGTCGCCCCAGTGAGGCGATAGTGCCTCGTCGTGCGGGGCGGATGGTGGGGCGAAACAGCGATCTTGCATTACTGGCAAGTGCCATCGCATTCCATCGTTGCGTGTCGATCATCGGTGCCGGCGGTCTGGGCAAGTCGATGCTGGCCATGGCGTGTGCCGATCGGCTGAAAGCCGATGCCTGCGTAGCTGTGCATTGCCTCAACCTGGATTCGCTCGACGAGACGCAACGCTTGATTTCGGCGCTGTCAGCGCTGTTTTTACTCGAGCACGACCCGCTTGATCCGCTCGCTGCCATCGCACACGCGTTCGCCACGCGCCATGCTGTGCTCTTTCTGGACAATTGCGATCGTTTTCTCGATGAGGTCGCGACGCTGGTCGAGGCGCTGTACGAAAGTGGCGCGCAGTTACATGTCGTGGTGACCCTGCGTGAGGCATTGCGGGTCGATGGCGAATTCACCTATCGCCTGGGGCCGCTGGATGTCCCGCCCAGGGAATTGAAGTTGCCTGCCGCGGATGCGAAGGCCTACTCGGCGGTGGAACTGTTTATCGACAAATGCCTGGCGAGCGGGCATCTGTGCGAGTTACCCGATGAGGAAGTGGCGCAGATGATCGAGATCTGCACGCGGCTGGATGCCAATCCACTGGCGATCACCTTGGCGGCCTCGCGCGTGGCAACGTTCGGGCTGACCGGCACCCTGGCGCTGCTGGACAGCAGTTGTCGGCTGCACTGGACCGGACGGCGCAATGCCGTGTCCCGGCACCGGACGCTGGAGGCGCTGCTTGATTACAGTTTTCATGCGCTCAATGCCCAGGAGAAAGCTCTATTTCTGCGCTTGTCGGACTTTGCCGGGGTGTTCAGCCTCAGCGATGTGCAGGCGATTGACGATCAGCACTTGCCGGATTTCGCCACCCTGGTGGGCGTTCTCGATGCGCTGGTCGGCAAGTCACTGCTGGTGCCCCAGTCCACGGCCAGCGGCACCATGGACTTCCGCTTGCTGGAAACCGTGCGGATCTATGCACTGGAGAAAATCATCAAGCGCGATGGCGGTCGGCGCGACACCACCGTGGTGTTCAACAGTCATGGCAAGACGCCGTGGTTGCAGCCGGGGGACGGCATCATCGGGCACGGCTGA
- a CDS encoding nitric-oxide reductase large subunit: MGEYRKLWWYLIGILGVTFCLLGWFGREIYRQAPPIPDRVQSASGQLLFQSEDILDGQTAWQSVGGMQLGSIWGHGAYQAPDWTADWLHRELLAWLELGAQQAYGKAYAQIDTDQQAVLRHQLKREYRNNRLVDGTLVLSERRIQAIRQTAAYYDALFGGDPSLSGSRQSFAMKEVTMPDAARRQQLTHFFFWTAWAAATEREGVNATYTNNWPHEPLIDNNATAENMVWSVISIVVLLAGIGFLVWGWAFLRNHEEGAPTVPAQDPLSLITLTPSQKALGKYLLLVGALFGFQVMMGGVTAHYTVEGQDFYGIPLSKWFPYSLTRTWHLQSAMFWIATGFLAAGLFLAPFINGGKDPKYQKLGVDLLFWALVVVVVGSYAGNYLAIAQVMPIEWSFWLGHQGYEYVDLGRLWQIAKFAGIVFWLVLMLRAMVPALRQPGDKNLLALLACSVIAIGLFYGAGLFYGERTNLSVMEYWRWWVVHLWVEGFFEVFATTALAFIFTSMGLVSKRLATTATLGSASLFMLGGVPGTFHHIYFSGTTTPVMAVGATFSALEVVPLILLGYEAWENWHLKERAPWMTKIRWPLQFFIATAFWNMLGAGVFGFLINPPISLYFIQGLNTTPLHAHAALFGVYGSLALGFSLLILRYLRPNLEFSDRLMKTGFWWLNGGLMLMIVTSLLPIGILQFYASASQGLWYARSEEFMQQDLLQTLRWVRTFGDVVFLVGAFAVIWQITKGLLGSSARTGVSTVGIISRP; the protein is encoded by the coding sequence ATGGGTGAGTACCGAAAGTTATGGTGGTACCTGATTGGAATATTAGGTGTCACGTTCTGCCTGCTCGGCTGGTTCGGGCGTGAAATCTACCGCCAGGCGCCGCCGATTCCGGACCGAGTGCAGAGTGCCAGCGGCCAGTTGCTGTTCCAGTCCGAGGATATTCTGGATGGCCAGACCGCCTGGCAAAGTGTCGGTGGCATGCAACTGGGTTCGATTTGGGGACACGGCGCGTATCAGGCGCCGGACTGGACCGCCGACTGGCTGCACCGTGAACTGCTCGCCTGGCTGGAGCTGGGCGCGCAACAGGCTTACGGCAAGGCTTATGCCCAGATTGATACCGACCAGCAAGCCGTGCTGCGTCACCAGCTCAAGCGCGAATATCGCAATAACCGGCTGGTCGACGGCACGTTGGTGCTCAGCGAGCGGCGCATCCAGGCGATTCGCCAGACGGCCGCCTACTACGATGCGCTGTTCGGCGGTGATCCGTCGCTGAGCGGCAGCCGCCAAAGCTTCGCCATGAAGGAAGTGACCATGCCTGACGCGGCCCGGCGCCAGCAATTGACTCACTTTTTCTTCTGGACCGCCTGGGCGGCCGCCACCGAACGCGAGGGGGTGAATGCCACTTACACCAATAACTGGCCGCATGAACCGCTGATCGACAACAACGCCACCGCCGAAAACATGGTCTGGTCGGTCATCAGCATTGTCGTGCTGCTGGCCGGCATCGGCTTCCTGGTGTGGGGCTGGGCGTTCCTGCGCAACCACGAGGAGGGCGCGCCTACGGTGCCGGCCCAGGATCCCCTGAGCCTGATCACCCTGACGCCTTCGCAGAAGGCCCTGGGCAAATACCTGCTGCTGGTCGGCGCCTTGTTCGGCTTCCAGGTCATGATGGGCGGCGTGACCGCGCACTACACCGTGGAAGGCCAGGACTTCTACGGCATACCCCTGTCGAAGTGGTTCCCTTATTCGCTGACCCGCACCTGGCACTTGCAGAGCGCGATGTTCTGGATCGCCACCGGCTTCCTCGCGGCCGGGCTGTTTCTGGCACCGTTCATCAACGGTGGCAAAGACCCCAAGTACCAGAAGCTGGGGGTGGATCTGCTGTTCTGGGCGCTGGTCGTGGTGGTCGTCGGTTCCTACGCCGGTAACTACCTGGCGATTGCCCAGGTGATGCCCATCGAGTGGAGTTTCTGGCTCGGCCACCAGGGTTACGAGTACGTCGACCTCGGCCGCCTGTGGCAGATCGCCAAGTTCGCCGGCATCGTGTTCTGGCTGGTGCTGATGCTGCGCGCGATGGTGCCTGCGCTGCGCCAGCCCGGTGACAAGAACCTGCTGGCGCTGCTGGCGTGCTCGGTGATTGCCATCGGCCTGTTCTACGGCGCGGGCCTGTTCTATGGCGAGCGCACCAACCTGTCGGTCATGGAGTACTGGCGCTGGTGGGTGGTGCACCTGTGGGTCGAAGGCTTCTTCGAAGTGTTCGCCACCACGGCGCTGGCCTTCATCTTTACCAGCATGGGCCTGGTGTCCAAGCGCCTGGCGACCACCGCGACCCTGGGCTCGGCTTCGCTGTTCATGCTCGGCGGCGTTCCCGGCACCTTCCACCACATCTACTTTTCCGGCACCACCACACCGGTGATGGCGGTGGGTGCGACTTTCAGCGCCCTGGAAGTGGTGCCGCTGATTCTGCTGGGCTATGAAGCCTGGGAAAACTGGCACCTGAAGGAACGCGCACCGTGGATGACGAAAATCCGCTGGCCGCTGCAATTCTTCATCGCCACGGCGTTCTGGAACATGTTGGGTGCCGGCGTCTTCGGCTTCCTGATCAACCCACCGATCTCGCTTTACTTCATTCAGGGCCTCAACACTACGCCACTGCACGCACACGCGGCGTTGTTCGGCGTGTACGGCTCGCTGGCACTGGGCTTCAGCCTGTTGATCCTGCGCTACCTGCGGCCCAACCTCGAGTTCAGCGATCGCCTGATGAAAACCGGTTTCTGGTGGCTTAATGGCGGCCTGATGCTGATGATCGTTACCAGCCTGCTGCCGATCGGCATCCTGCAGTTCTATGCCAGTGCCAGCCAGGGTTTGTGGTACGCCCGCAGCGAAGAGTTCATGCAGCAGGATCTGCTGCAGACGTTGCGTTGGGTGCGCACCTTCGGCGACGTCGTGTTCCTGGTCGGTGCGTTTGCCGTCATCTGGCAGATCACTAAAGGGCTGCTCGGCTCGTCGGCGCGGACGGGGGTGTCGACCGTCGGCATCATCAGTCGGCCATAA
- a CDS encoding helix-turn-helix domain-containing protein yields the protein MPLFRYKLEKYSASGLLLSSVDRHWNGLVAEVRSHSEGVIAKNNRQPTTELVLDTRGDSGAVVTRKAYDVIEQTPTKRGMAWICPKGIQEDLVLLSAGMPGLLHVHLEPGHFSPEALGDGFDGSEYSTMRFERGFEDDLIASIGHAILLELQNSTPSGKLLVESLACSVAARLIQRFTSAAPARLLSLEQVPNPGIKRLRQVMDYIEDNIESTISLNDLAAVACLSRFHFARSFKSATGKTPQRYVNERRMERARYLLRHSTYSVAEVAMILSFSSQATFSRAFRQHTEQTPNEFARQSRSRRHNIP from the coding sequence ATGCCGCTCTTTCGCTATAAACTCGAAAAATACAGTGCTTCGGGGCTGCTGCTCTCGTCCGTCGACCGCCACTGGAATGGCCTGGTTGCCGAAGTGCGCAGCCACAGTGAAGGCGTCATCGCGAAGAACAACCGGCAACCCACCACCGAACTGGTCCTCGATACCCGTGGAGACAGCGGGGCGGTCGTGACCCGCAAGGCCTACGATGTCATCGAGCAGACACCGACCAAGCGCGGCATGGCGTGGATCTGCCCGAAAGGTATCCAGGAAGACCTGGTTTTGCTGTCTGCCGGCATGCCCGGTCTGTTACACGTGCACCTGGAGCCAGGGCATTTTTCGCCTGAAGCGCTGGGTGATGGTTTCGATGGCAGCGAATATTCGACGATGCGGTTCGAGCGCGGGTTCGAGGACGATTTGATCGCCAGCATCGGCCACGCCATTCTCCTGGAGCTGCAGAATTCGACCCCGTCGGGCAAACTGCTGGTCGAGTCGCTGGCGTGCAGCGTGGCCGCGCGGTTGATCCAGCGCTTCACCAGTGCGGCGCCTGCCCGCCTGTTATCGCTCGAGCAAGTCCCCAACCCTGGAATCAAGCGTCTTCGTCAGGTCATGGACTACATCGAAGACAACATCGAGTCGACCATCAGCCTCAACGACCTGGCGGCCGTGGCCTGTCTGAGCCGCTTCCATTTCGCCCGTTCCTTCAAGTCCGCGACGGGGAAAACCCCGCAGCGCTACGTCAATGAGCGGCGCATGGAGCGGGCCAGGTATCTGTTGCGGCACAGCACTTACTCGGTTGCCGAGGTGGCGATGATCCTGAGTTTTTCTTCCCAGGCGACCTTCAGTCGGGCGTTCCGGCAACACACCGAGCAAACGCCGAATGAGTTCGCCCGGCAGTCACGTTCTCGGCGCCACAACATCCCCTGA
- a CDS encoding GntR family transcriptional regulator: protein MSTPYPIQTLNHSYLGSGIYELLREALITGRFQPDDRLRIRDLAEQLGTSVTPVRDAILQLAKEQALILKTPRDIRVPILTAAQYAEIRSIRLALEGLAAETAAALVTDAELADLQACIEQNIAAINAQDLQAALKCNQQFHYALTTIARMPVLAGLLDSLWMRTGPLIARAYGSFNERMAIDHHWEVLDALKRRDGAAARAAICCDILDGNQKMLEYLEQSAESGDVVAPRT, encoded by the coding sequence ATGAGCACCCCCTACCCGATTCAGACCCTCAATCATTCGTACCTGGGCAGCGGCATCTACGAGCTGCTGCGCGAGGCGCTGATCACCGGGCGTTTCCAGCCGGACGACCGCCTGCGCATCCGCGACCTGGCCGAGCAACTGGGCACCAGCGTGACGCCGGTGCGCGATGCGATCCTGCAACTGGCCAAGGAGCAGGCGCTGATCCTCAAGACGCCGCGTGACATCCGCGTGCCGATCCTCACCGCCGCGCAGTACGCCGAGATCCGCAGCATCCGCCTGGCGCTGGAGGGCCTGGCAGCCGAAACCGCCGCCGCCCTGGTTACCGACGCGGAACTGGCGGACCTGCAAGCCTGCATCGAGCAGAACATCGCCGCGATCAACGCCCAGGACTTGCAGGCGGCGCTCAAGTGCAACCAGCAATTTCACTACGCGTTGACCACCATCGCCCGCATGCCGGTACTGGCCGGCTTGCTCGATAGCCTGTGGATGCGCACCGGCCCGCTGATCGCCCGGGCTTACGGCAGCTTCAACGAACGCATGGCCATCGACCATCACTGGGAAGTACTCGACGCACTCAAGCGCCGCGATGGCGCGGCGGCGCGTGCGGCGATCTGCTGCGACATTCTCGATGGCAATCAGAAGATGCTCGAGTATCTCGAGCAGAGTGCTGAGTCAGGGGATGTTGTGGCGCCGAGAACGTGA
- a CDS encoding SDR family NAD(P)-dependent oxidoreductase, with amino-acid sequence MTEQRTLLLTGASRGIGHATVKHFNAAGWRVFTASRQDWTEGCPWAEGQLNHIHLDLEDIDEVRRSLPSIREKLGGRLDALVNNAGISPKGEGGARLGVLESDYATWLSVFNVNLFSTALLAQGLFDELKAAQGSVINVTSIAGSRVHPFAGVAYACSKAALAALTREMAHDFGPHGVRVNAIAPGEIETSILSAGTELIVDQQIPMHRLGKPEEVASLVHFLCTRGASYINGSEIHVNGGQHV; translated from the coding sequence ATGACCGAGCAACGTACCCTCCTCCTCACCGGTGCGAGCCGTGGCATCGGCCATGCGACGGTGAAGCACTTCAACGCCGCCGGCTGGCGCGTGTTCACCGCGTCGAGACAGGACTGGACCGAGGGCTGTCCGTGGGCCGAGGGCCAGCTCAACCACATTCACCTGGACCTGGAAGACATCGACGAAGTGCGCCGCAGCCTGCCCTCGATTCGGGAAAAACTCGGCGGACGGCTGGATGCGCTGGTCAACAACGCCGGCATCTCGCCCAAGGGTGAAGGCGGTGCACGCCTGGGCGTGCTGGAGTCGGACTACGCCACCTGGCTGAGCGTGTTCAACGTCAACCTGTTTTCCACGGCGCTGCTGGCCCAGGGTTTGTTCGATGAACTGAAAGCGGCGCAAGGCTCGGTGATCAACGTCACCTCGATTGCAGGTTCCAGGGTGCACCCGTTTGCCGGGGTCGCCTACGCCTGCTCGAAAGCCGCGCTGGCTGCGCTGACTCGGGAGATGGCCCATGATTTCGGCCCCCACGGCGTGCGCGTCAACGCGATTGCCCCCGGTGAAATCGAGACCTCGATCCTGTCCGCTGGCACCGAGTTGATCGTCGACCAGCAGATCCCCATGCACCGCCTGGGCAAACCGGAAGAAGTCGCCTCCCTGGTGCATTTCCTCTGCACCCGCGGGGCCTCGTACATCAACGGTTCGGAGATTCACGTCAATGGTGGCCAGCACGTCTGA
- a CDS encoding ABC transporter substrate-binding protein: MNSKIATVLMLGMLAGPLSAAEKLTVVSFGGNNRQAQEKAFYQPFTAEKKVAITADDYNGEMAKIRVMADTGKTSWDVVEVESPELLRGCSEGLFEPLDWSRIGKKEDFIPAAVSDCGVGIFIWSTVLTYDPKKLASAPQGWADFWDVKKYPGKRGLRRGAKFTLEFALLADGVAKEDVYKLLGTEEGVQRAFRKLDQIKPDIQWWESGAQPLQWLAAGDVVMTSAYNGRVTSAQAEGQSFEMQWNGSLYDLDHWAIVKGSPKKALAENFIAFASAPVQQKNFVEAIPYGPSNSKTVPLVDAKVGSKLPTAPDNLKNARATDAEFWIDHGEDLEERFIAWANK, translated from the coding sequence ATGAACAGCAAAATCGCAACTGTACTGATGCTTGGAATGCTTGCCGGCCCCTTGAGCGCCGCGGAAAAACTGACCGTGGTGTCCTTTGGCGGCAACAACCGCCAGGCCCAGGAAAAGGCCTTCTACCAGCCGTTCACCGCTGAAAAGAAAGTGGCAATCACCGCCGACGACTACAACGGCGAAATGGCCAAGATCCGCGTCATGGCCGACACCGGCAAGACCAGCTGGGACGTGGTCGAAGTCGAATCCCCCGAGTTGCTGCGCGGCTGCAGCGAGGGCCTGTTCGAGCCATTGGACTGGTCGCGCATCGGCAAGAAAGAGGATTTCATCCCGGCCGCCGTCAGCGATTGCGGGGTCGGTATCTTCATCTGGTCTACCGTTCTGACATACGACCCGAAAAAACTCGCCAGCGCGCCACAGGGCTGGGCGGATTTCTGGGACGTGAAAAAATACCCGGGCAAGCGCGGCCTGCGCCGTGGCGCCAAGTTCACCCTGGAGTTCGCCCTGCTGGCCGATGGCGTGGCCAAGGAAGACGTCTATAAATTGCTCGGCACCGAGGAGGGCGTGCAGCGCGCGTTCCGCAAGCTGGATCAGATCAAGCCCGATATCCAGTGGTGGGAATCCGGTGCGCAACCGTTGCAGTGGCTGGCGGCGGGCGACGTGGTGATGACGTCGGCCTACAACGGCCGTGTCACCTCGGCCCAGGCCGAGGGGCAGTCGTTCGAGATGCAGTGGAACGGCAGCCTGTACGACCTCGACCACTGGGCGATCGTCAAAGGCTCGCCGAAGAAGGCCCTGGCGGAAAACTTCATCGCCTTCGCCAGTGCCCCGGTCCAGCAGAAGAATTTCGTCGAGGCCATCCCCTATGGGCCGAGCAACAGCAAAACCGTGCCGCTGGTGGATGCCAAGGTCGGCAGCAAACTGCCAACCGCGCCGGATAACCTGAAGAACGCGCGGGCGACGGACGCCGAGTTCTGGATCGATCACGGTGAAGATCTGGAAGAACGCTTCATTGCCTGGGCCAACAAGTAA
- a CDS encoding phosphotransferase translates to MPLENESAQPCLLEAAPARVTEAQVLEVLAQHYAINGKLERLGGERDLNFRVILDDGSSRLLKLSHPLENPQVVDFHNQAMRQIERNDPTLPVQRVYSSQAGNFVEKVEIAGQHMLVRLLSFVDGLPLHRVAHTSTVFRQNLGQALARFDLALAGFSHPAAGHVLLWDMQHAQQLRPRLKHIEPGARRDRIEQSLDRFESQVLGQCAALRHQVIHNDMNPHNIVVDPDEPDVLRNILDFGDMVHAPLINDVAVAASYQLGVSGDVLAPALDMIRAYHQVNPLTAEELQLLPVLIQTRLALSLCINYWRADLHPDNREYILRNSYRAQDALAGLSAMAPAEIHDRILAACTQEVGA, encoded by the coding sequence ATGCCGCTTGAGAATGAATCGGCGCAGCCCTGTCTGCTGGAGGCGGCGCCTGCCCGGGTCACTGAGGCGCAGGTCCTGGAAGTTCTGGCGCAACACTACGCAATCAACGGCAAGCTCGAGAGGCTGGGCGGCGAGCGTGACCTGAATTTCCGGGTGATACTCGACGACGGTTCTTCGCGTTTGCTCAAGCTGTCCCATCCATTGGAAAACCCCCAGGTGGTGGATTTCCATAACCAGGCCATGCGTCAGATCGAGCGTAACGATCCGACGTTGCCGGTGCAGCGCGTCTATTCATCGCAGGCGGGTAATTTCGTCGAGAAGGTCGAGATCGCGGGCCAGCACATGCTGGTGCGGCTGCTGTCGTTCGTCGATGGCTTGCCGCTGCATCGGGTGGCCCACACTTCAACGGTTTTCCGGCAGAACCTGGGGCAGGCGCTGGCGCGTTTTGACCTGGCCCTGGCGGGGTTCAGCCACCCGGCCGCAGGACACGTGCTGCTGTGGGACATGCAGCACGCCCAGCAACTGCGTCCGCGGCTCAAACACATCGAGCCGGGTGCCCGTCGCGACCGCATCGAACAGAGCCTGGACCGCTTCGAATCCCAGGTGCTGGGCCAATGCGCCGCGCTGCGTCACCAGGTGATCCACAACGACATGAACCCGCACAACATCGTCGTCGACCCCGACGAGCCCGATGTGCTGCGCAACATCCTCGATTTCGGCGACATGGTGCACGCGCCGCTGATCAACGACGTGGCAGTCGCGGCGTCTTATCAATTGGGCGTGTCGGGGGATGTCCTGGCCCCGGCGCTGGACATGATCCGCGCCTATCACCAGGTCAATCCACTGACGGCTGAGGAACTGCAACTGCTGCCGGTGCTGATCCAGACACGCCTGGCGTTGTCATTGTGCATCAACTACTGGCGGGCCGATCTGCACCCGGACAACCGCGAGTACATCCTGCGCAACTCCTACCGCGCCCAGGATGCCCTGGCGGGCTTGTCCGCGATGGCACCCGCCGAAATCCACGACAGAATCCTTGCCGCTTGCACCCAGGAGGTTGGCGCATGA